In Harpia harpyja isolate bHarHar1 chromosome Z, bHarHar1 primary haplotype, whole genome shotgun sequence, a single window of DNA contains:
- the IRAK2 gene encoding interleukin-1 receptor-associated kinase-like 2 isoform X4, with amino-acid sequence MRTSASNITNSEKEKLVEPLKQENVSLTPTENKKRERENEISLLPSPDSSYLGVSAADSAVSEGALYSLPSPPPPPRHLLKSLQSNPPVSSSVKPCSSSMPQQETMNDLPSGSLLWTQREVTNATNGFSDNSRICEGIFADVYKGQRNNIVYVIKRLKEMECTSPNSTQRFFHTEVQICFRCSHVNILQLLGFSVETGLHCLIYPYLPNGSLQNKLQCQDDSVPLAWEMRISISIGLIRAVEYLHNFGILHGNIKSSNVLLDENFTPKLGHSGLRLYSVDKKSEYAMMKTKVLQASLTYLPEDFIRHGQFTEKVDIFGCGVVLAEILTGIKALDEGRHPIYLKDMIADEIQIAKDSSYSKVKNFEKLAAKEICCKYLDRKAGHLLEEVAIDFASAICLCLRKKNSNIAEVLEIMEMAENKLREHYICGGSTSGLSMNTPEETDDETTSLSMDVPSAGENKEDSMQPVILTSANPCTPLRGVVSPDIYCGQMSRVPCESDESSSFVWNPSEGSTDELSSNSCNNSENMAASDDRIKQEKPAIGLQERNAACTKSDDVLETESTAQSTFQQKNADLDSSCSSQASARETSWKIKINDQKKKLMENILLYEEDKLNSSELFES; translated from the exons ATGA GGACATCAGCCTCTAATATTACcaactctgaaaaagaaaagctggtaGAGCCGCTTAAACAGGAGAATGTATCTTTAActcccacagaaaacaaaaagagagagagagaaaatgagataaGTCTGTTGCCATCACCAGACTCTTCATATCTGGGAGTATCAGCAGCAGATA GTGCTGTTTCTGAAGGAGCGTTGTATTCACTCCCTTCTCCACCACCTCCCCCAAGACACCTTTTGAAATCCTTACAGTCAAATCCTCCTGTCTCATCAAGTGTGAAG CCTTGCAGCTCTTCTATGCCTCAGCAGGAGACAATGAATGATCTCCCCAGCGGGAGCCTTTTGTGGACCCAGAGGGAAGTTACTAATGCTACAAATGGCTTCAGTGACAACAGCAGAATTTGTGAAGGTATTTTTGCGGATGTCTACAAAGGTCAGAGAAACAACATAGTGTATGTCATTAAAAGACTGAAAGAG atggaaTGCACAAGCCCAAATTCCACCCAAAGATTCTTTCATACGGAAGTACAGATTTGCTTTCG GTGTTCTCATGTCaacattttgcagctgctggGTTTCTCAGTAGAAACCGGATTGCACTGTCTGATATATCCATACCTGCCTAATGGATCACTACAAAACAAACTTCAGTGTCAA GATGATTCTGTTCCACTGGCCTGGGAGATGCGCATTAGCATTTCTATAGGACTCATCCGAGCTGTAGAGTATTTACATAATTTTGGAATTCTTCATGGGAATATCAAAAG CTCAAATGTCTTGTTGGATGAAAACTTTACACCAAAGCTTGGACATTCAGGTCTGCGATTGTATTCTGTTGATAAAAAATCAGAATATGCTATGATGAAAACCAAAGTCCTCCAAGCTTCTCTTACTTATTTGCCAGAAGATTTTATCAGACATGGGCAGTTCACAGAAAAAGTTGACATATTTGGCTGCGGTGTG GTCTTAGCAGAGATACTGACAGGGATTAAGGCACTGGATGAAGGAAGACACCCTATTTATCTG AAAGATATGATTGCTGATGAAATTCAAATAGCGAAAGACAGCTCATACTCCAAAGTAAAAAACTTTGAAAAGCTAGCTGCCAAGGAAATATGCTGTAAATACCTAGACAGGAAAGCAGGACACTTGCTGGAAGAGGTTGCTATTGATTTTGCCTCAGCCATCTGCCTTTGCCTGAGAAAGAAGAATTCTAACATAGCAGAg GTGCTTGAAATTATGGAAATGgctgaaaataaattaagagaGCATTACATCTGTGGAGGCAGCACTTCTGGATTGTCCATGAACACTCCAGAAGAAACTGATGATGAGACAACTAGTCTCAGCATGGATGTGCCTTCTGCAGGGGAGAATAAAGAGGACAGCATGCAGCCAGTAATCCTGACAAGTGCCAATCCATGCACACCTTTAAGAGGAGTTGTGTCACCTGACATTTACTGCGGACAAATGTCAAGGGTCCCTTGTGAATCAGATGAATCAAGTAGTTTTGTATGGAATCCTTCAGAAGGATCTACAGATGAGCTATCTAGCAACAGCTGTAACAATTCAGAAAATATGGCAGCCTCTGATGACAGGATCAAGCAGGAAAAACCTGCAATTGGACTCCAGGAAAGAAATGCAGCATGCACCAAAAGCGATGATGTCTTGGAAACAGAGTCTACTGCACAGAGCACctttcaacaaaaaaatgcagaccTTGACTCTTCATGTTCTTCACAAG catcagCCAGAGAGACATCTtggaaaataaagataaatgatcaaaaaaagaagctcatggaaaatattttgttgtatGAAGAAGACAAATTAAACAGTTCTGAACTTTTTGAATcataa